Proteins encoded by one window of Ramlibacter tataouinensis:
- a CDS encoding chorismate mutase yields the protein MSPSTEPSTTAPPVRRFKDPAYRPVAGTLAELRQRIDALDDQIVALLAQRAECVRDATRFKRDAFQVQAPARQAQVFERVRALAAAHETSFPGLPDIVESAYRTLVAGYIAAEGQLFQQTESIEP from the coding sequence ATGTCCCCTTCCACCGAGCCTTCCACCACGGCGCCGCCGGTGCGGCGCTTCAAGGATCCCGCCTACCGGCCGGTCGCCGGCACCCTGGCCGAGTTGCGCCAGCGCATCGACGCGCTGGATGACCAGATCGTGGCGCTGCTCGCGCAGCGCGCCGAATGCGTGCGCGACGCCACCCGCTTCAAGCGCGACGCCTTCCAGGTCCAGGCGCCGGCGCGCCAGGCCCAGGTGTTCGAGCGCGTGCGCGCCCTTGCCGCCGCGCACGAGACGTCCTTCCCCGGGCTGCCCGACATCGTGGAGTCCGCCTATCGCACCCTCGTGGCCGGCTACATCGCCGCCGAGGGCCAGTTGTTCCAGCAAACCGAAAGCATCGAACCATGA
- a CDS encoding Bug family tripartite tricarboxylate transporter substrate binding protein produces the protein MKTPFTRRLVARSLAALGLASFALAGLAQQAWPQRPVKIVVPYAAGSSPDVIARIVGERLSPRLGQPVVVENRAGAGGNNGTGAVAKSAGDGYTFVISTNGPLVYNTVMYKNLPYDPFKELRPVVLAGGQPNVCAVRADSGINSLRDLVAAMKKNPGAFNFSSTGVGSLSHLGPELLKIKTDTYAVHIPYASSPLAIMAILQGDVQFACVPPVAVMPQVKAGKMRALAVSTGKRSTLMPDIPTMREAGLPEIENLAWMAIMAPASTPDDIVQRMNREINAVLAMPEVKEKLNNQFMEPIGGSTEDLAKFLQQELRVMTPVIKRTGITME, from the coding sequence ATGAAGACGCCGTTCACCCGCCGCCTCGTCGCCCGCTCGCTGGCCGCCCTGGGTCTGGCCAGCTTCGCGCTGGCCGGGCTGGCCCAGCAGGCCTGGCCGCAGCGCCCGGTCAAGATCGTCGTGCCCTACGCGGCGGGCTCCTCGCCCGACGTCATCGCCCGCATCGTCGGCGAGCGCCTGTCGCCACGCCTGGGCCAGCCGGTGGTGGTGGAGAACCGCGCCGGCGCCGGCGGCAACAACGGCACCGGCGCCGTGGCCAAGTCGGCCGGCGACGGCTACACCTTCGTGATCAGCACCAACGGCCCGCTGGTCTACAACACGGTGATGTACAAGAACCTGCCGTACGACCCGTTCAAGGAACTGCGGCCGGTGGTGCTGGCCGGCGGCCAGCCCAACGTCTGCGCCGTGCGCGCCGACTCGGGCATCAATTCGCTGCGCGACCTGGTCGCGGCGATGAAGAAGAACCCGGGCGCGTTCAACTTCTCCTCCACCGGCGTCGGCAGCCTGTCGCACCTCGGCCCGGAGCTGCTCAAGATCAAGACCGACACCTACGCGGTGCACATCCCCTATGCCTCGTCGCCGCTGGCGATCATGGCGATCCTGCAGGGCGACGTGCAGTTCGCCTGCGTGCCGCCGGTGGCGGTGATGCCGCAGGTCAAGGCCGGCAAGATGCGCGCGCTGGCGGTGTCTACCGGCAAGCGCAGCACGCTGATGCCCGACATCCCGACCATGCGGGAAGCCGGCCTGCCGGAGATCGAGAACCTGGCCTGGATGGCGATCATGGCCCCGGCCAGCACGCCCGACGACATCGTCCAGCGCATGAACCGCGAGATCAACGCGGTGCTGGCCATGCCCGAGGTCAAGGAAAAGCTGAACAACCAGTTCATGGAACCGATCGGCGGCTCGACCGAGGACCTGGCGAAGTTCCTGCAGCAGGAACTGCGCGTGATGACGCCGGTGATCAAGCGCACCGGCATCACGATGGAGTGA
- a CDS encoding sensor histidine kinase, producing MARSIQPPAIAGVPEGSSVEELRRLASEAAAATERMQLALDAGAIIGTWVWDVPQDRFVADALFARAFGLDPQDCRRGLPLDKVKVSIHPDDIDRVNRAIAQAMESGGGYRCEYRVRRQGGEYQWVEANGRVEFGSDGRPLRFPGVLISIEERLRAQAERDRAHAMLSSFIEAVPGVVYAKDRQGRMLVANRGAAELIGKPPAEFIGRTDLEFLEDKQQAAALMARDRRIMDSGVAELLEEPIRLADGSPAWWLSSKAPLRDASGAVIGLVGASIDITERIAAEQALRAREQELQEQDRRKDAFLATLAHELRNPLAALSNGLAVLSRGPALPAEGPARRTLDIMDRQLRHLVHLVDDLLDVSRINSDKITLRLRCVTVQELVAAVIEACRPALQSGRHPLQVDLPAEPLAVQADLTRLVQVLTNLVVNATKYSDPGGGVWLRATREGDQVAISVVDRGIGIPADVLPHLGEMFVQARDALERAQGGLGIGLALVRKLVQMHGGSFSAESAGPGQGSTFTVRLPLLPQEAATAAG from the coding sequence ATGGCCCGATCCATCCAACCACCTGCGATTGCCGGCGTCCCCGAGGGATCCAGCGTCGAGGAGCTGCGGCGGCTCGCCAGCGAAGCGGCGGCCGCGACCGAACGCATGCAGCTGGCGCTGGACGCCGGCGCCATCATCGGCACCTGGGTGTGGGACGTGCCGCAGGACCGCTTCGTGGCGGACGCGCTGTTCGCCCGCGCCTTCGGCCTCGATCCGCAGGATTGCCGCCGCGGGCTGCCGCTGGACAAGGTCAAGGTCTCGATCCACCCCGACGACATCGACCGGGTGAACCGGGCCATCGCGCAGGCCATGGAGTCCGGCGGCGGCTACCGCTGCGAGTACCGGGTCCGGCGCCAGGGCGGCGAGTACCAGTGGGTCGAGGCCAACGGGCGGGTCGAGTTCGGCAGCGATGGCCGGCCGCTGCGCTTTCCCGGCGTGCTGATCAGCATCGAGGAGCGGCTGCGCGCGCAGGCCGAGCGCGACCGCGCGCACGCCATGCTGAGCAGCTTCATCGAGGCGGTGCCCGGCGTGGTCTATGCCAAGGACCGGCAGGGGCGGATGCTGGTGGCCAACCGCGGCGCGGCCGAGCTGATCGGCAAGCCGCCGGCCGAATTCATCGGCAGGACCGACCTCGAGTTCCTCGAAGACAAGCAGCAGGCCGCCGCCTTGATGGCGCGCGACCGCCGCATCATGGATTCGGGCGTGGCCGAGCTGCTGGAGGAGCCGATCCGGCTGGCCGACGGCAGCCCGGCCTGGTGGCTGTCGTCCAAGGCGCCGCTGCGCGATGCGAGCGGCGCCGTGATCGGGCTGGTCGGCGCCTCCATCGACATCACCGAACGCATCGCCGCCGAGCAGGCCTTGCGCGCGCGCGAGCAGGAACTGCAGGAGCAGGACCGCCGCAAGGACGCCTTCCTCGCCACCCTGGCGCACGAGCTGCGCAACCCGCTGGCCGCCCTCAGCAACGGCCTGGCGGTGCTGTCCCGCGGGCCGGCGCTGCCCGCCGAGGGCCCGGCCCGGCGCACGCTGGACATCATGGATCGCCAGCTGCGCCACCTGGTGCACCTGGTGGACGACCTGCTCGACGTCTCGCGCATCAACAGCGACAAGATCACGCTGCGCCTGCGCTGCGTCACGGTGCAGGAGCTGGTTGCCGCGGTCATCGAGGCCTGCCGGCCCGCCTTGCAGTCGGGCCGCCACCCACTGCAGGTGGACCTGCCGGCCGAGCCGCTGGCGGTGCAGGCCGACCTCACGCGGCTGGTGCAGGTGCTGACCAACCTGGTGGTCAACGCCACCAAGTACAGCGATCCGGGAGGCGGCGTCTGGCTGCGCGCCACGCGCGAAGGCGACCAGGTCGCGATCAGCGTGGTGGACCGCGGCATCGGCATCCCGGCCGACGTGCTGCCGCACCTGGGCGAGATGTTCGTGCAGGCGCGCGATGCGCTCGAACGCGCCCAGGGCGGCCTCGGCATCGGCCTGGCGCTGGTGCGCAAGCTGGTGCAGATGCACGGGGGCAGCTTCAGCGCCGAGAGCGCGGGCCCCGGCCAGGGCAGCACGTTCACCGTGCGGCTGCCGCTGCTGCCGCAGGAGGCCGCGACCGCTGCCGGCTAG